aaatataaaaaaaaaaaagtaatttatgaattttttaaattagaaaatatgtttcatgtaacattttctttaattgAATGATTGTGTTAAAGGAGtatattttccatataattcattcatttaaatttactgtttcaaattatattatgtggTATTATAAACTACTTTAGTGTATACAATAAGtgtaaaaaattcataaataattcatttatttgctatatatttactaagtctataaatagatatataaaattatatgcatattccTTTGGTCAAATGAATggataaatgaataaaacaCCAATGTACCTCAATTATATAACATCtattaataaatactttATATTCCTATATATCTTCTACTAAaggtatattaaaaaaatatattattttacttaaccTTTTCACCTATTGCGAAATTTTTAGTAGTTCGTTAGAggtttaagaaatattttttcaaacttTAAACGGATTAATAACcttttataaatacgtaATAGATAATTTGATAAAAAGACTCGTActataacattatatataatcataaaacatataaattatcacaaaagtgttaaatttattagtttattaacttcttaaattttagaatatcactaataatatatataatgtatttactTATTAATACCATAGAGGGAATACAAAGCGAACAATAGAAATCCATACATTTCTTGTAAAATATTCATCcacaaaaaagtattaacttaaaatgcatatatatatatatactattatcctaaatttaaaattctaTAGAATATTGTACAAGCAAAATGATAAACAGTCCAGGggatatattacattatgcTTATTGATTAACTAATTTTTTGTGTATGGACAGATGGAATGAAAAATTCTGTATATaaggataaataaaaaagtcaAAACACTTGAAGAATGATTAactaatatttctttaatcATTCGCATAATTAGAATTCTCTAATACGTTTATTTAGACGAtgctaaaatatatacattacactcactaaaaaaaggtaaagaaATAACTCAATCcaaaaagtaattttaaaaaaaataaggatactccttaaagaataaaacaactaacacatattattaaaaaaataagtctTTTATTGTTGCTAATTTGATAATCATAGCAAACTGCATAAAATATTcaacatatttaatatactaTTAGTGAAGCATCAAAAAAATAGCACAGTTCTTAggagtatataaaaaatatgctttCCAATATTTAAGccaaaattaattaataatatttgaataaatagtaaatatatttaaattattcagtTTGTATATACCTATTATATAGCTTTCGTTTAAGTgctttaatatacatatatatatatatatgtctttttataattattttatcaacTAAGCAGTGAATAACTTGTGTAAATGTAGAAaagatatacattttatataacacTATATGAACATTATCACccaatatatttcttatacatatttaacaGAACATTTTAGACTAgttgataataataaaacaattctttaaaaattattcgaATTTCACTAATGATGCGAATtcctataaatatatgttctaCTTACGCCTTCTCTAAttaatattagaaataagaaagggaaattttttaagttttttttattttaaagcaAAATATGTAGTTATacatagaaatattataGCTATCTCCATATAAACGGTATactgaattatataaaaattgattATTAAAGTGAACATTAcataatttgtaaatattttactatttaacTTGTGTAGAtatgattataatattttgaaatgtaatattatactttatataaatatttttaattgtatatattaaatatgtaaacgtcataatatgaaaaataagcaaaatttattaaagtatatatatatatatatcgctagaaagtaaatttttaattatattacaaatccttaataatttaaactaaaaattaaagtacaaaatatatatttatattacaagaaatataaaattatataaagacaattttttaataataagtgcaaaaaaatataaaaaattcatatatattagataaTTGTATTGGTggcatacatttttttacaattgaatatataaaattatattttctttcagattactaaaataaatttatagaattaaatttttgCAATTAATAATTGTTTCTCACTTTTTACTAGACTTAGATTAATTTATGAGATagttttatgtatattaatttaaaacagtTGTATTTTCCAAGGAAGCAGaatgaaatatgaaaacaaGTTTACtagtaatacaaatatactaAGTATTATAATATGAACTAATAAGAGACATAATTATTCTTGGCATTCTCCgttataagaataaaaaacaaaaatcaCAGTTAACGGCAAAAGCGCAAGTGCTATAATTAaagtaaagaaaaacaaaattacagATCTTAATGGATGTTTATGATCATATTTTAcactaaaattaattttatctttattaataatacaattaCGTTTATTACTTGAGCTGATGTTGTCTAAAGATGAATCATTCTCtgaatataacttttttaaagatttgtgtatgtttttattgttctgaatattattataatgttttaatgtaggagatttttcttttaaattattcttaacGTTAGAAGCTCCAATTTTTTGAGGTTTTTTACGTggcataaaataattcaattCTTCTTGATACGTATCATTGTATATTGATTCATTATCTTCTTCttgaaaaaagttatattgcTTTAATGCATATggttttttttcaaatgatgCAATACTCTTTCCttttaaatcatatattttttcttttaaacatttatgtTTATCTTCCAGCGATGCTCTTATTTCACTGCTTAACAATCtgctatatttaatatttaatatcttATTTCTGTTCAATTCCTTGTTCCGAGTTTTATCGCAGATATTTGACTATAAGTATAAgttcatattaaatattaaaaaatgtatatttatatattatatgaataaaatattcctctcatgtaaaaacataaaataaaaaaaaaaaggaaaaaattaagtataataACTATGATACCTCGTCAGAATATTTGAATATCCATATTAgacaggaaaaaataaaggctctaataaaaaaatatcatttcagtatttgttttataatagatatttttaagttgtaaaagcttatataatattttactagatatatttattatttttcaaaaaaaattacacgAATAACTTGGAACTTGACTcaattattttctattttgtcGATATAACAATTCTTAagatttgtttttaatataaatataaatgtagtaCATAATGAAGTACAATAAAACaagttataattaataaaaatattttcgtaaaagctataattaaaatactattaattaatattattcaaataaatcaaataaaaaagtatttaatGAGCACGTTACGGAAATAATtgtgttaatattataatttaccatacaaaatttcatttcgaaaaacaattatatatttatatacataatatttattgataaaatattGCTTTAATGAGGATATAATGCGAGAAAAAATtctagaaataaaatatgtattagaatatattcagaaaatatttttagaaaagttatatttagatctattgttaaaaaatatactgtaatatttttttagaaattatttacactcttgtaattatttttgaaaatattttttataaaaattattaattaaaaaagagaaggaaTATGTATAgcaataacaaaattataatatattatacttacatttatattatatatagtattatattttgatataatttgatatagcataattattaaatgcttagttgataaaaaatattattattttacatatacatagttatatttttacattatataagatatatgaaaattttatttattataacttCAATCTTGCTGTAATTTATGCGGAtgatgtacatttatattttaaatcaaTAATTCCAATaatatagttataaaaatgtatattaaaacaataatatttgaGTGGTTATTATaccttattttataaaagcttcaataataaataatataagataaattaaaaacaataataattaaattaaaatttgattattaaaagtatacattttaatttttaacattttactAGTATTATTTGCgcacattatttttttttatttcaagatatttttttttatgcacttaggttattttttttctcttaatattatatttattttttcatttcgaAGACTacattcaaaaatattagtaAAGTGCCATATTGTTTAAAtgtattacaaaaaaatctTTGAATAATTAGTTTTTATTAGATAAGATGAAAAttagcagaaaaaaaaaagagtataaTGAAAACGTTTTATTTTggatttatatgaaatattttatttatttattattatttgtttttagcttttgatatatgtttactataacgtatataaaataatatttataatttataaaaaaaattttaaaataaaattttataaagttaaaattaaggaggattcaaaataaaagaacaaataaaatttcgAATTGTGctattatatgtaatgtgATGCTGAAGACATGTTcacgataaaaaaaaaaaaaactaaaagaaTCTTTCccattttactttatatttatattatatatatatatataattaataaaaaaaatgtaaataaaatatttgatattatatataacaaattaatatatattattttttattaaagaaatttataGTGAAAGtacttatttttgtatagtggtaagtaaaaagaaaaaaaataaaataagtgtcattgttaattatttaattattctaCACTTTccattttacattattttattaagtttatgtatttgttaattatagaataattagtttaatattaaaaaaaaataaaattcacagttttatgtatgttcatgtatttttttatttataaagaagaaaaataaaataaaataaaataaaacaaagaataaataataaaatggatacaattatactttatttctaaaatagAATCTAAAAAGAAAACTTTAATTATGATCGTgtgatatttaaaatatataaaatagatatgattaatatgtgtattaaataatttaattttaattatcatttaaatattctttaaaaatatgaatattccatataatatttacacCAGAAATAAGTAGAAAATGTTGTTTAGTTGTATTATTTCGATGGATTAATCATTTTGTTTGTAGAGGAATTATAACATTATACTATAGTTACATCAAATATCAGTAGAAATAGTGATATCCTTGTATTTCAAAAATCACGGTTTAtttctgaaaaaaaataaaacaaaacaaaatagacatgaaaataaaatttctaaaatatatattttttaattttatctgaattttttttctatttatgttttttattttttatgtataaaggtaacttttttattccaGCACTTATgcattatagaaaaataaactttCTAATAAATTTTGGATTGGTTCCTGCACTAATTTATATagattatattaaaaatatattaagcgGATATTAagtgaaaatataaagaaatattactatataattattgtatttttcttctttacgttatcatttaaaacgaaatgtgtacatatatatatatgtatagttaaataattaatatgtataaactaaaatatatgattaaaatGTTAGAAGAGTTTAAATAAAgacttttaattaaatagaaTTATGATCATTATAATGAACAGTTTTTCTTATGCTAAATTTATGTgtaatatggaaaaatgtcacgaaaaaaaaaaatcaagttCCTTCtcatcataaaaatttattaatttgtcCATTGTATATGAAGTTGTCactgtaataataatatgatatagtataattaaaatatttatacttggtttttttctttttgtttattattttttgtttttttttttttttgctgttGTTTGCTTAATTTGTGTGAGCacaattttcttattatgaGGTAAAACAcattatgaatttataaaatatatttttaagtcctatttttatttcccgATTAGAAAAACAACAAACCAGGGGAATAATAGGAACTTTTCAATagattacaaaaatattatattaatataaaaatatatgaggGAAAATTAAGCAAAAAATGCAATTTTGAAAAAGCAGACATCTTAATATGATTAATATGGAAATAGAGAAAacgaagaaaaagaaaaaaaaataaataggaaaaataaacCTACATTAGAAAagattatataaaacaataacttaaagaatatagaaggactaattaaattaaaagatataaggaaaaacttaaataaaaatataaaaaattaaaacacaAATTAAGGGCTGTAAATAGGAATAGATTTATTActgaaaaaataagttatacTTTAAAATCCTTCaccaaatatatttttagaattgTGCATTGGATATACCGTGctataaagataaaaataaaaaagaccaaaatttaattaaaatgtttataataaaatacatttatgcgatttacaaatattactTGCTGAAACACTTTTGATATTATTAATCATGTTTCTTTGTTTAAAAAAGACACATTAtaaagttttaatttttgctaGTATATGCCATGTAACATTCACATAATTTTACTATAGCTTTAAAATAGGATGTAATCAAAAAGAAGAgttagatttatttttatgcataatatatttcagcaaaaagttatttattacataatttaaaacagtATATAGTACTTTTACGAATAATACACCGTAGATGTATATTCAGAAAATATGTAACCATTATAAAATCACCAAGATATACTTAAATGTTTTGATATACCGTAAGATGATTAAtgtgaattataaaattttaatatattctgatatattatcttcctatttgttttatatagtatttttttaaactgcGTAAATgatgttatatttatatatatgtatgcatttaataataataatcatttatgatatatatatttatttagtaacaacttaattatatagagaataagcttaaattatttatatatgatacgTATATTTGGATAAATATgagtaataaatttaaaatggcgctaatatttttactggatataaaaataaaaaaaaatatatataaaaaataagttttgctaaaaaaaaacatcTCAATTAGTTACATGAGTGTACGGAaatcttttattaaataaaaagttatatttataaataattcgtataattatgtatttctCATAATATACAGCactattaattaaaatacgcttttatatttttttgtagaaaTGGAAATTTGTAATATTCGAAAA
The window above is part of the Plasmodium malariae genome assembly, chromosome: 10 genome. Proteins encoded here:
- the PmUG01_10054000 gene encoding Plasmodium exported protein, unknown function encodes the protein MKFCMSNICDKTRNKELNRNKILNIKYSRLLSSEIRASLEDKHKCLKEKIYDLKGKSIASFEKKPYALKQYNFFQEEDNESIYNDTYQEELNYFMPRKKPQKIGASNVKNNLKEKSPTLKHYNNIQNNKNIHKSLKKLYSENDSSLDNISSSNKRNCIINKDKINFSVKYDHKHPLRSVILFFFTLIIALALLPLTVIFVFYSYNGECQE